The following are from one region of the Sciurus carolinensis chromosome 5, mSciCar1.2, whole genome shotgun sequence genome:
- the Ch25h gene encoding cholesterol 25-hydroxylase yields the protein MSCHNSSELQVLCSSSQLLLQPLWDRLKTWQTLTQSPFFPVLFSVITYVGFCLPFVVLDLLSPWVPTLRRYKIHPDFSPSARQLLPCLGQTLYQHVVFVFPVTLLHWTRSPVLLPPEAPQLLELVSHIVFCLLLFDAEFFVWHVLHHKVPWLYRTFHKVHHQNSSSFALATQYMSVWELFSLGFFDLVNVTLLKCHPLTVLIFHVVNIWLSVEDHSGYDFPWSTHRLVPFGWYGGVAHHDVHHSQFNCNFAPYFTHWDKLLGTFRPAPLPAWSCDCGGCPSDPGPLCISLLNQKKYT from the coding sequence ATGAGCTGCCACAACAGCTCCGAACTCCAGGTCCTCTGCAGCTCCAGCCAGCTACTCCTGCAGCCCCTCTGGGACCGCCTGAAGACCTGGCAGACCCTCACCCAGTCACCCTTCTTCCCGGTCCTCTTCTCAGTCATCACCTACGTGGGCTTCTGCCTCCCCTTCGTGGTGCTGgacctcctgagcccctgggtgCCAACTCTGCGTCGCTACAAGATTCACCCGGACTTTTCGCCGTCAGCCCGGCAGTTGCTGCCCTGCCTAGGGCAGACACTCTACCAGCACGTGGTGTTCGTCTTCCCCGTGACGCTGCTGCACTGGACCCGAAGCCCGGTGCTCCTGCCACCTGAAGCCCCCCAGCTGCTGGAACTAGTGAGCCACATCGTGTTCTGCTTGTTGCTCTTCGACGCTGAATTCTTTGTGTGGCACGTGCTGCACCACAAAGTGCCCTGGCTGTACCGCACGTTTCACAAGGTACATCACCAGAACTCGTCCTCGTTCGCGCTGGCCACGCAGTACATGAGCGTCTGGGAGTTGTTTTCCCTGGGCTTCTTTGACTTGGTGAATGTCACGCTGCTCAAGTGCCACCCGCTCACCGTCCTTATCTTCCACGTGGTCAACATCTGGCTGTCGGTGGAGGACCACTCAGGCTACGACTTCCCGTGGTCCACTCACAGACTGGTTCCTTTCGGGTGGTATGGAGGCGTGGCGCATCACGATGTGCATCACTCTCAGTTTAACTGCAACTTTGCCCCTTACTTCACACACTGGGACAAATTACTGGGTACCTTTCGCCCTGCACCACTGCCAGCATGGAGTTGTGACTGTGGTGGGTGTCCCTCAGACCCTGGACCCCTCTGCATTTCACTCTTGAATCAGAAGAAATATACCtga